The window GCAGGCTGCGCCGGTCGATTCGCATGCGGGCCATGACATGTCGAAGATGGCCGATCCGCATGCCGGTCACGACATGTCGGCCATGGCCCCACCCGCCGTTGCCGCGACGGTGCCGGCCGTGCCGAGCGACCATGCTGCCGAGCGCTTCTTTGATCCCGCCCTGATGGCCTCTGCCCGGGCGGTCCTGCGCCAGGAGCATGGCGGGGGGCGCTACTGGAAGGTGCTGGCCGACCAGGCCGAGCGCCGCGCGCGCGACGGATATGACGCCTCGGCCTTCGAGGGCGAAGGCTGGCTGGGAGACGACTTCGGCAAGTGGGTGATCAAGGCGCGCGGTGAACATGTCGACGGCCACGGCTGGGAGCATGCCGAACTGCAGGCGCTGTATGCCCGGCCGATCGGTCCCTATTTCGACCTCGAGGCGGGGCTGAGACAGGATCTGGAGCACGAGGGACGCACCTATGCCGCCCTGGGCGTCGAAGGCCTCGCGCCCTACTGGATCGAGACCCGGGCCACGGCCTTCCTGTCGGATCGCGGCGACCTGTCGGCCCGGATAGAGGCCGCGCACGAGCTGCGCCTGACCACGCGCCTGATCCTGCAGTCGAAGCTCGAGACCCACCTGGCCGAGGGGGAGGGCGAGGCTGAGCTGGGCCTACGCCTGCGCTACGAGATCCGCCGCGAGTTTGCGCCCTATGTCGGCATCCTGCGGCAGCGGAGCTTTGGCGAGGCAGCTGATCTGGCGCGCTTGGCAGGGGAGCGGACGGGCGAAACGAGCTTGGTATTCGGCGTGAGGACCTGGTTCTAGGCCTTTGTGACCGCCTGCCCCAACGGCATGGCTTTACCGATGCGGAAGGGCGCCCCAACATCTGTTTGACCTGAGCGGAAGCGGCGGATCCACACGCTGCGCCTCAGGCCACAGGGAGATCAGGGCCAATGTCAGAGATCGATTTCGACCGCATGCCGACCCTGGGCGATGTCGCCCGCTATCATGCCGAGGCCCGCCCGGACGCAGTGGCGCTCAGCTTCGAGGGGCGCGACACGACCTTCGCCGACTTCGACCGCAAGACCAGCCGGGTCGCCAACGCCCTGATTGCCGCCGGCCTGAAGACCGGCGACCGCGTGGCCTATGTGGGCAAGAACTGCGACCTCTATTTCGAGCTGCTGTTCGGTGCGGCCAAGGCCGGCGTGGTCACGGCCCCGATCGGCTGGCGACTGGCTCCGCCGGAGGTCGCCTATATCGTCGGCGACAGCGACGCCAAGCTGGTTTTCGTCGGTCCGGAACTGGTCGACCAGATCGAAAGCGTCGCGGCTGAACTGGCCTGGCGACCCGAGGTGGTGGTCATGGAACCCGTGGCGGGCGACGCCCACCGCACCTTCGAGGCCTGGCGCGATGCGCAAGCCGATGCCGACCCCCGGGTCGCCATCAAGGTCTCGGACATCGCCATCCAGCTCTACACCTCGGGCACCACGGGTCGCCCCAAGGGCGCGATGCTGACTCATGACAACCTGCTGTCCATGCGCAAGCTGGCTGCCGAGTACCCCCTGGCCTGGAACCAGTGGGGACCCGAGGATGTCAGCCTGGTGGCCATGCCCGTGTCCCATATCGGTGGCACCGGCTGGGGTCTGGTGGGCCTTCTGAACGGTGCCAAGGGCGTGGTGGCCCGCGAGTTCGATCCGTTCAAGGTGCTGGACTATATCGAGCACGACCGGATCTCGAAGATGTTCATGGTGCCCGCGGCCCTGCAGATCGTGGTGCGCCAGCCCCGGGCCCGCGAGGTCGACTATTCGCGCCTCTCCCACATCCTGTACGGTGCCGCGCCCATTCCGCTGGATCTGCTGCGCGAGTGCATGGAGGTGTTCGGCTGCGGATTCGTCCAGCAGTACGGCATGACCGAGACCACCGGCACGGTCGTCTATCTGCCGCCGGAGGACCATGACCCGGCCGGTAATGCGCGCATGCGCTCGGCCGGCCTGCCGATGCCGGGCGTGGAGCTGAAGGTCATGGACGAGGCCGGAAACAGCCTGCCGCCCAACGCTGTGGGCGAGGTGGCCGTGCGCTCCGGGGCCAACATGGCCGGCTACTGGAAGCTTGAGGACGCCACGGCCAAGACCATCGATGCCGACGGCTGGCTGCGCACCGGCGACGCCGGCTATCTGGACGAAGACGGCTATCTGTTCATCCACGACCGGGTGAAGGACATGATCATCTCCGGCGGTGAAAACATCTATCCCGCCGAGGTCGAGAGCGCGGTCTACGGCCATCCGCATGTGGCCGAGGTGGCGGTGATCGGGGTGCCGGACGACAAGTGGGGCGAGGCGGTCAAGGCGGTCGTCGCCCTCAAGCCCGGCGCGCCCCGCGATCCGGACAGCATCATCGCCTTTGCCCGTACCCGGATTGCCGCCTTCAAGGCCCCCAAGAGCATCGATTTCATCGACGCCCTGCCGCGCAACCCGTCAGGCAAGATCCTGCGCCGCGAACTGCGAGCCCCCTACTGGGAGGGACGGTCGCGGCAGGTGAACTGATAGGGCCGATGCTGCGGGGCCTCTGCTGTCCGGTCATCTTCCCCCTCCGGGGGAGGAGCGCCGATGGCGTGGAGGGGGCAAGTCGCGCCGACCTACTCGATAAAGGCCGCGACCCGCTCTCGCGTCCCGATCAGGAGGGCATCCGCCACCAGGGCGAGCGGGCGGCTATCGGCTTCTGAGCGTCCCGACCGGATCAGCTGGGTGAACCGCGCATAGAGCGCCGGATACTCGGCGGCTGTCGCCTGCACCACGGGCTTGCCGTCGATCTCGACAACAGCGCCGCCATGCGAGAGGCGCAGGGTTCCGTCATCGGCGACGACCGTGATGTCCCAGGTCTGGGGGCCAGTCTGCAGGAAGTCGAAGTCGGCGGTGATCGTCACCCCGTCGAGAGTGCTCAGGGCCAGCTGGGCTGCGGACGGCGACTGGACATTCTCCGGGATCTGCAGATGCGCCCCGGTGACGAAGACCGCTTGGGGCATGATCTCGGTCAGGATCGACAGGGCATTGATGCCGGGATCGAAGACGCCAAGCCCCCCGGCCTCCCAGATCCAGCCCTGTCCGGGATGCCAGTGGCGCACATCCTCGCGCCACTGGATGTCGACGCTGCGGATGCTGCGACCGGTAAGCCAGGCCCTGGCCGCCGGAACGCCGGCTGCGAAGCGGGAATGCCAGGCGGCGAACAGGGTGACGCCCTGTTTGGCTGCCAGGGCGGAAAGGTCGCCGACCTCACCGACGGTCGCGCCGGGCGGCTTCTCGAGCAGAACGTGCTTGCCGGCCCGCAAGGCGATCCGCGCGGTCTCGCGCCGGGCCTGGGGCGGCGTGCAGAGGGCGATGGCGTCGAGATCCGGGCCCTGTTCCAGCATGGCCTCCAGCGAGCCGAAGGCCGGAACGCCGACATCCGCCGGGCCGTGGCTGGCCACGGCCACCAGCTCAAGGGCCGTAT of the Caulobacter henricii genome contains:
- a CDS encoding copper resistance protein B, with protein sequence MSPAVLMALALMQHEHHQMTPAPTPVQQAAPVDSHAGHDMSKMADPHAGHDMSAMAPPAVAATVPAVPSDHAAERFFDPALMASARAVLRQEHGGGRYWKVLADQAERRARDGYDASAFEGEGWLGDDFGKWVIKARGEHVDGHGWEHAELQALYARPIGPYFDLEAGLRQDLEHEGRTYAALGVEGLAPYWIETRATAFLSDRGDLSARIEAAHELRLTTRLILQSKLETHLAEGEGEAELGLRLRYEIRREFAPYVGILRQRSFGEAADLARLAGERTGETSLVFGVRTWF
- a CDS encoding fatty acid--CoA ligase — translated: MSEIDFDRMPTLGDVARYHAEARPDAVALSFEGRDTTFADFDRKTSRVANALIAAGLKTGDRVAYVGKNCDLYFELLFGAAKAGVVTAPIGWRLAPPEVAYIVGDSDAKLVFVGPELVDQIESVAAELAWRPEVVVMEPVAGDAHRTFEAWRDAQADADPRVAIKVSDIAIQLYTSGTTGRPKGAMLTHDNLLSMRKLAAEYPLAWNQWGPEDVSLVAMPVSHIGGTGWGLVGLLNGAKGVVAREFDPFKVLDYIEHDRISKMFMVPAALQIVVRQPRAREVDYSRLSHILYGAAPIPLDLLRECMEVFGCGFVQQYGMTETTGTVVYLPPEDHDPAGNARMRSAGLPMPGVELKVMDEAGNSLPPNAVGEVAVRSGANMAGYWKLEDATAKTIDADGWLRTGDAGYLDEDGYLFIHDRVKDMIISGGENIYPAEVESAVYGHPHVAEVAVIGVPDDKWGEAVKAVVALKPGAPRDPDSIIAFARTRIAAFKAPKSIDFIDALPRNPSGKILRRELRAPYWEGRSRQVN
- a CDS encoding Gfo/Idh/MocA family protein — encoded protein: MIRIGIVGVGKIARDQHIPAIAADTALELVAVASHGPADVGVPAFGSLEAMLEQGPDLDAIALCTPPQARRETARIALRAGKHVLLEKPPGATVGEVGDLSALAAKQGVTLFAAWHSRFAAGVPAARAWLTGRSIRSVDIQWREDVRHWHPGQGWIWEAGGLGVFDPGINALSILTEIMPQAVFVTGAHLQIPENVQSPSAAQLALSTLDGVTITADFDFLQTGPQTWDITVVADDGTLRLSHGGAVVEIDGKPVVQATAAEYPALYARFTQLIRSGRSEADSRPLALVADALLIGTRERVAAFIE